Sequence from the Temnothorax longispinosus isolate EJ_2023e chromosome 6, Tlon_JGU_v1, whole genome shotgun sequence genome:
atccttcttcttttttctgcaCTTTTTCAATCAGTATCTGTTTTTGttacatgtaaaattttattgcattgtcTTGTATACTCTGGTTTGGTTTTAATCTGTGTAATTCCTTACTTGCTGACGTAATTATCCCACCTTTAGTCATtcctcttataatttttaaaattaatggtaTGTAGTTCCATTCCAGAGTGAGTTGTAGTCACTAACGCTAAACAGCGGATTCACGTTCTGGAGATCCGGGTTAGATCCCAGGCAGGTATCACAAATCCTGCGGGGGTTTTTCTCGGGGACCTGGGGCGGGGATCTGGTGGAAGGCGGCGGTGGCTACCGGGTGCACGTGTCCTCGGAATTTTCGGGGCACGTTACCAAGTCGAACCTCCCTCCCAATGGGGAACTCACTCTCCACGACCACCGCTTTTCCAGGTGGATGTGTGGAGGAAAGAGGGGGTATCGGCGATGCCGTGTGAGGTTGCTAGATCCTCCATCGGGCGTCTCCCCAGGTGGCGGATCGGGGAATGCCTCCCAGATATGGGTGGTACCGAAGAAATGAAATACTCGGGGCGGACCAAAATCTAGCACTGATGAAAGGCAGCAGTTTCATCAGAATCAGGCTGTAGCGCGTGAGCGGTAGAGTACTGAACACCGAAAGGCGTCTAGCAACAGTGAGCAAACCCGGCTTCTGCACTGCGGTATAGAAAAGGAACAGAACCTTTACTACACTATTTCTTCCAAAACATCTTAATGGCTGacgaaaacaataaaaattcggcCCTCAGTCCGGGGCACCTCTTAAGTGAGGAGAGGGTGCTAAGAATCTCCCCGTCGTCTACCACTAAGAATAATGAAAGTAAATGCAAGATCAAAGTATATAACACAAAAATACGAATTGCCACCTAGAACGTACTCAGGTTATACATAGCAGGAAAACTGGCAAATGTCGAAGCAGAAATGTCCAGATTAAACATCGACATATTAGGACTCAGCGAAGTTAGATGGCCTGGATTTGGCATGCAGAAAACAAGCAACGGTGTCATATACTACTCTGGAGGCTCAGATACCAACCATAGATATGGAACGGCCATTCTTGTAAATAATGTAGTTGCTGAATCAGTTGCAGAGTTTATACCCTTAAATGACCGGGTTATGATGCTGAAACTACAAACCTCGCACCGAGCGCTGAATGTCATACAAGTATATGCGCCAACGAATGACAAGACGGATGCAGAAACGGAAGAATCCTACTCCAAAATAGATGAAGCTATGCGGCTCACAAAGAAAGGAGAACTAACCATGGTCATTGGTGACTTTAATGCAAAAGTCGGATTTGGTGCAGAAGATGATACCGTAGGGCAGTATGGCCTGGGTGAAAAAAATACTAGGGGATGAGATAGACTCGTTCAGTTCTGCGCCAAAAATAATCTCGTTAATACGTTCTTCAAGCAACATCCTAGAAGATTATACACCTGGAAGTCTCCTGCTGATGCCAGAGGAAAAatcttaagaaattaaattgattttatcctAATAGGAACGAAGCTGAGAAAATATGTGCAAACAGTAAAAACATATCCTGGTGCAGATATTAACAGTGACCACAACCCAGTCGTCATGGACTTCCGAATGCGACGTCTTACAAAAGTCAGGAAGGCGAGAACACCACAAAAGATAGATATCAGACAGCTGCAAAAACCAGACATGCAGACACACGTGAGCTCCAGACTCGAGGATGAACTGAAGGAAATTCAGATACCGGAACAAACCACAGTGGAAATAGAAAGAACCTGGGATAAGATAAAGACCACCATAACGGGGATACAGGTTCAGGACATCGGATTCCCCGAGGTAGGAAGGAGAAAGGAGTGGATGACCACGGAAATTTTAGAGCTTATGACCGAAAGAAGGGTACAAAAACCAAATCCTCGGCTATACaaagaaatcaataaaaagaTCAGGAGAAAATGCAGAGAGGCAAAAGAACAGTGGATGTCTGAGAAATGCAAGGAAATCGAAGTACTTCTAGAAAAACATGACGCGTTCAATGTgcacaaaaaagtaaaagaaatgaCAAATCGTGCCCGAAGACATCAAGTTCTAACCCTATGAGATGCTAACAACGAAATAATCACAGGAATGGAAGCAAAACTGCAAGTATGGAAGAGATACGTGGAGGAGCTCTTTGATGACGACAGACCAAATACGCCGCCGCAAGTAgacaaaaacataaataagtGCGGCCCAGAAATTACCAAGGACAAGGTTGTCCACGCAATAAAAGCTGGAAAAAACGGAAAAGCCACTGGCCCAGACAGCGTATATGCTGAAGTCATCAAACTGATAGCCGACCGAGAAGGTAAGGGACTAGATCTACTGATCGCATTTTTCAATGCGATTTATAGATCAGATAATATCCCTTCTGACTGGTTGAAATCAACATTTATTACTCTGCCTAAAAAGACTCAGGCCTCACGCTGTGATGACTATCGCATGATTAGTCTCATGTCTCATGTTCTAAAAATATTCCTTAGAATAATTCACACCCGAATCTTCAGGAAATGCGAGTACCAGCTGGATGAAACCCAATTCGGATTCAGGAATGGTCTTGGCACCCGCGAAGCATTGTTCTCCTTGAACGTACTAACACAAAGATGCAGAGACATGAACATCAATGTATTTGCATGCTTCATTGACTATAGAAAAGCATTCGACTGCATCAAACATTATAAGATGATAGAGATCCTCAGAGCGACTGGGATCGACAGAGAAGAAATACGCTTAATCTCAAACCTCTACTGGCAACAAACCGCAGAAGTTAGACTGGAATCAGCAACGTCGGAAACAACTCTCATCAGGAAAGGAGTGCGGCAGGGATGTGTCTTATCACCACTACTATTCAATATATACTTGGAGGCTATTTTCAAGGAAGCTCTAGAGGGAATTACTGGTGGAATCAGGATTAATGGCAGgatgattaataatatcagataTGCTGACGATACCGTTGTGTTAGCAGAGAACATGCATGACCTGCAAAACATGATGGACCGCATAGTTTGACACAGTGAAAGCTTTGGCCTCTTCACGAATACTACGAAAACCAAAACCATGGTTTTCTCTAAGACACATGTGCGTGCACATCTGATTATTAAAGGGGCAACTGTGGAACAAGTCTCGTCCTTCAAATATCTTGGAACCATCATGACCAGTCTATATGACCCTAAGAAAGAGATCAGATCAAGAATCGAGCAGGCTAGAAGAACATTTACGAATATAAAGACGTTCTTCACGAGATCGGATCTAAGTTTGGACCTCAGAGTCCGTATGATCAGATGCTACAT
This genomic interval carries:
- the LOC139814937 gene encoding craniofacial development protein 2-like codes for the protein MSRLNIDILGLSEVRWPGFGMQKTSNGVIYYSGGSDTNHRYGTAILVNNVVAESVAEFIPLNDRVMMLKLQTSHRALNVIQVYAPTNDKTDAETEESYSKIDEAMRLTKKGELTMVIGDFNAKVGFGAEDDTVGQYGLGTKLRKYVQTVKTYPGADINSDHNPVVMDFRMRRLTKVRKARTPQKIDIRQLQKPDMQTHVSSRLEDELKEIQIPEQTTVEIERTWDKIKTTITGIQVQDIGFPEVGRRKEWMTTEILELMTERRVQKPNPRLYKEINKKIRRKCREAKEQWMSEKCKEIEVLLEKHDAFNVHKKVKEMTNRARRHQVLTL